The Paenibacillus tianjinensis genome has a window encoding:
- a CDS encoding nucleoside hydrolase produces MTARKKVILDVDTGVDDALAIMLAVTSGQLDIVGITTVSGNVSLDQATLNTCKILELLGVSGQIPVYRGADKPLVRDSVFEHRVHGSDGIGGALGDMTVTKQAEAELAEDFIIRQVQAHSGEVTLIMTAPLTNLARALHKCPELTQHAAEVIVMGGVVQGFGNITPTAEYNMYVDPEAAKLVLAAGFPRLTLVGLDVTRRALLSADDIKKLQIPAIREYVERSTADYRTRYFERNGVQACALHDPLAVGVALNRSFVTVHDYYVDVETRSELCDGQTVCDFQDRLGKPANAAVCLEVDAPAFLECFINSLNSNSLNSLNQEPKKDGSQ; encoded by the coding sequence ATGACGGCGCGTAAAAAAGTTATTCTGGACGTAGATACAGGGGTGGATGACGCGCTGGCCATTATGCTGGCGGTGACAAGCGGACAGCTCGACATTGTCGGAATCACCACGGTCAGCGGCAATGTCTCGCTGGATCAGGCGACCCTGAACACCTGCAAAATACTTGAGCTGCTCGGCGTGTCCGGGCAGATTCCGGTCTACCGCGGAGCTGACAAGCCGCTGGTACGCGATAGCGTGTTCGAGCATCGTGTACACGGCTCGGATGGTATCGGCGGCGCACTAGGTGATATGACTGTAACGAAACAGGCTGAGGCAGAGCTGGCGGAAGACTTCATCATCCGCCAGGTGCAGGCACATTCTGGCGAGGTCACGCTGATTATGACCGCGCCCCTGACCAATCTGGCGCGCGCACTGCATAAATGTCCCGAACTTACGCAGCATGCCGCCGAGGTCATTGTGATGGGCGGTGTAGTGCAGGGCTTCGGCAACATTACGCCGACGGCGGAATACAACATGTACGTCGATCCGGAAGCGGCCAAGCTGGTGCTGGCTGCCGGGTTCCCCCGGCTGACGCTGGTCGGGCTGGATGTTACCCGCCGGGCGCTGCTAAGCGCAGATGATATAAAGAAGCTGCAGATTCCGGCCATCCGCGAGTATGTGGAGAGAAGTACGGCGGACTATCGTACGCGCTACTTTGAACGCAACGGTGTTCAGGCCTGTGCCCTGCATGACCCGCTGGCGGTAGGTGTCGCGCTGAACCGCTCTTTTGTCACCGTACATGATTACTACGTAGATGTGGAAACCCGCAGCGAACTATGCGACGGACAGACGGTCTGTGATTTCCAGGACCGGCTGGGTAAGCCCGCGAATGCCGCTGTCTGCCTGGAGGTGGACGCGCCCGCTTTTCTGGAATGCTTCATTAATAGCTTGAACAGCAATAGCTTGAACAGCTTGAACCAAGAGCCGAAGAAGGACGGGAGTCAATAG
- a CDS encoding ABC transporter permease — MNKRAIYLLLPGLLFLAAFMLVPITLTIASTFVQDGKLTLEGYLHFFRDGYFNRILLTTLRVSVVTTLVCMLLGYPAAYYISRASARKKSILLALSIFPLLTSPVVRSFSWMIILGKKGLINSFLVNTGLVAKPLDILYTPAAMMIGLVHLFLPLIIITLLGVMENLDHELVRAARSLGASPFAAFRKITFPLTVPGLIIGGILVFVGSLTAYTTPALLGGKERVVSTFLYQNAMTLNDWQAASVIAVIMIVITFVVVGLMNAWANRLNPKG; from the coding sequence ATGAACAAACGAGCCATATATCTGCTGCTGCCGGGCCTCTTGTTCCTGGCGGCCTTCATGCTGGTCCCGATTACGCTGACCATCGCCTCCACTTTCGTGCAGGACGGGAAGCTGACGCTGGAAGGGTATCTGCATTTTTTCCGCGACGGCTACTTTAACCGCATCCTGCTGACTACACTCCGGGTGAGTGTGGTGACGACGCTGGTCTGCATGCTGCTCGGCTATCCGGCGGCTTATTATATCTCACGGGCAAGCGCCCGCAAAAAGAGTATTCTGCTGGCCCTGTCGATCTTTCCGCTGTTGACCAGTCCCGTTGTGCGATCCTTCAGCTGGATGATTATTCTCGGCAAAAAAGGGCTGATTAATTCCTTTCTGGTCAATACCGGACTGGTCGCGAAGCCCCTGGACATTCTCTATACACCTGCGGCTATGATGATCGGTCTGGTGCATCTGTTCCTGCCGCTGATTATTATCACTCTGCTTGGAGTGATGGAGAATCTGGATCACGAGCTGGTGCGGGCGGCCCGCAGTCTGGGTGCTTCCCCGTTTGCCGCATTCCGCAAAATCACCTTCCCGCTGACGGTGCCGGGGCTGATCATCGGCGGAATTCTCGTCTTTGTCGGCAGCCTTACGGCGTATACAACGCCGGCGCTGCTTGGCGGTAAGGAACGGGTGGTCTCCACCTTCCTGTACCAGAACGCCATGACGCTGAACGACTGGCAGGCAGCCTCGGTCATCGCGGTCATTATGATTGTTATTACATTTGTGGTGGTGGGGCTGATGAATGCCTGGGCCAACCGCTTAAATCCGAAGGGGTGA
- a CDS encoding ABC transporter permease, translating to MKEGNRMLSLYTLLVFIFLLGPLVIISITSFEPGTVLKFPPEGFSLKWYKNIFEVSAFMETFKTSIIISLLGNLLALLLGVPAAYALSRYRFRGRDTLNAIFLSPVLIPGIVLGFTLLRYLIVVYGLPIVAGLLIGHTVIMLPFIIRVIASSLENFDFAVEEAAQSLGASRLYTFFKVVLPNIRSGILAAILIAFLESFNNVDISVFMTGPGISTLPIQMLTYVQNYFDPTIAAISVILMVLTAALMFIIERLMGFTYFTKR from the coding sequence ATGAAGGAAGGGAACCGCATGCTGTCACTGTACACGCTGCTGGTCTTTATATTTTTGCTGGGTCCGCTCGTTATTATCTCCATTACTTCCTTTGAGCCGGGCACGGTCCTGAAATTCCCCCCTGAGGGCTTTTCGCTGAAGTGGTACAAGAATATCTTCGAGGTCAGCGCCTTTATGGAGACCTTCAAGACTTCAATTATCATCTCGCTGCTCGGCAATCTGCTGGCGCTCCTTCTCGGTGTGCCTGCGGCCTACGCGCTGAGCCGTTACCGGTTCCGCGGGCGGGATACGCTGAATGCGATTTTTCTGTCGCCGGTGCTGATTCCCGGGATTGTGCTGGGCTTCACGCTGCTGCGCTATCTGATTGTGGTGTACGGGCTGCCGATTGTCGCCGGACTGCTCATTGGACATACGGTGATTATGCTGCCTTTTATTATCCGGGTGATCGCTTCAAGTCTGGAGAATTTCGATTTCGCGGTGGAAGAAGCGGCGCAGAGCCTAGGGGCTTCGAGGTTATATACGTTCTTCAAAGTGGTTCTGCCTAATATCCGTTCCGGGATTCTGGCAGCGATTCTGATCGCTTTTCTGGAATCGTTCAACAACGTAGATATTTCTGTATTCATGACCGGTCCGGGGATCAGTACCCTGCCGATTCAAATGCTGACCTATGTGCAAAATTACTTCGATCCTACGATTGCCGCCATCTCGGTCATTCTGATGGTGCTGACGGCAGCGCTGATGTTCATCATTGAGCGGCTGATGGGATTCACCTATTTTACCAAACGATAA
- a CDS encoding ABC transporter ATP-binding protein, with protein MSLLSLEHVSVAYDNRLILEDFNLSLAKGQLLSLLGPSGCGKTTTLRLIAGFLNAEAGAFMFGGKDYTKIPVEKRNFGFVFQSYALFPHLSVYDNVAFGLRLRKLKEAEVKKRVTRMLEIVSLGGFEKRLPAALSGGQRQRVAIARALVIEPDLLLFDEPLSNLDANLRVNMRVEIRRIQQELGITTVYVSHDQEECFSISDQVAVMNNGKIEQLDKPSSIFKYPASEFVARFIGFGNFIAFEGRHDEGTDIELSRGALKFLAAKRPEGLGNTGLLGAIRPDDLQLFTAMPEPGTTLNTLPGTVQISTYLGRSYQYQVETELGVFTVNQEMEQPFIQGQQVTVYFPKEKLVLVQ; from the coding sequence ATGTCACTTTTAAGTCTTGAGCATGTATCGGTTGCGTATGATAACCGTCTGATCCTGGAGGATTTCAATCTGTCGCTCGCCAAAGGTCAGCTTCTCTCGCTGCTCGGTCCCAGCGGCTGCGGCAAAACAACCACGCTGCGGCTGATCGCCGGATTCCTGAACGCGGAGGCTGGGGCATTCATGTTCGGCGGGAAGGATTACACCAAGATCCCGGTTGAAAAGCGTAATTTCGGCTTTGTGTTCCAGAGCTATGCGCTGTTCCCGCACCTGTCGGTCTATGACAATGTGGCGTTCGGCCTCCGGCTGCGCAAGCTGAAGGAAGCGGAGGTCAAGAAGCGGGTAACCCGGATGCTGGAAATTGTAAGCCTGGGCGGCTTCGAGAAAAGACTTCCGGCAGCCCTCTCCGGCGGGCAGCGCCAGCGGGTAGCTATTGCCCGGGCGCTCGTCATTGAGCCGGATCTGCTGCTGTTCGACGAACCGCTTAGTAACCTTGACGCTAACCTGCGGGTGAACATGCGCGTGGAAATCCGCCGCATCCAGCAGGAGCTGGGCATCACGACCGTCTATGTCTCCCATGACCAGGAGGAATGCTTCTCGATCTCCGATCAGGTGGCTGTTATGAATAACGGCAAAATTGAGCAGCTCGACAAGCCGTCCTCCATCTTCAAGTATCCGGCCAGCGAATTTGTGGCCCGGTTTATCGGGTTCGGGAACTTTATTGCTTTTGAGGGCAGACATGATGAAGGTACAGACATTGAACTCAGCCGCGGAGCGCTGAAGTTCCTTGCGGCTAAACGGCCGGAGGGGCTGGGCAACACCGGATTGCTCGGGGCCATCCGCCCTGACGATCTGCAGCTGTTTACTGCTATGCCTGAGCCGGGTACAACCCTTAACACACTGCCCGGAACGGTGCAGATCAGCACGTATCTCGGCCGCAGCTATCAGTACCAGGTGGAGACGGAACTCGGTGTATTCACCGTCAATCAGGAAATGGAGCAGCCTTTCATTCAAGGACAGCAGGTCACGGTTTATTTTCCAAAAGAGAAGCTGGTGCTGGTGCAGTAG